A single window of Bradyrhizobium daqingense DNA harbors:
- a CDS encoding alpha/beta hydrolase family protein encodes MTAKTQELKLDIERIGTVSAILTQPANARGCYVLAHGAGADMRHAFMEKVAEGLASRGIATFRFNFPYMEEKKGRPDQPAVAHAAIRAAVAEAARLCPGLKLVAGGKSFGGRMTSQAQSKSPLPGVKGLAFLGFPLHADKKPSSERAEHLAGIAIPMLFLQGTRDGLADPGHLRPVIAGLRTKATLHEVEGGDHSFAVLKKSGRTNDEALTEVLDTLAAWIDALD; translated from the coding sequence TTGACTGCCAAAACTCAAGAGCTCAAGCTCGACATCGAGCGCATCGGCACGGTCTCCGCGATCCTGACGCAGCCGGCCAACGCGCGCGGCTGCTACGTGCTGGCGCACGGCGCCGGCGCGGATATGCGCCATGCCTTCATGGAGAAAGTTGCGGAAGGTCTCGCGAGCCGCGGCATCGCGACGTTCCGCTTCAATTTCCCCTACATGGAGGAGAAGAAGGGGCGTCCCGACCAGCCGGCGGTCGCGCACGCCGCTATCCGCGCGGCGGTCGCGGAGGCGGCGCGGCTGTGTCCGGGCTTGAAGCTCGTCGCCGGCGGCAAATCGTTCGGCGGCCGCATGACCTCGCAGGCGCAGTCGAAGTCTCCGCTGCCCGGTGTCAAAGGGCTCGCCTTCCTCGGCTTTCCCCTGCATGCCGACAAGAAGCCGTCGTCCGAGCGGGCCGAGCATCTCGCCGGCATCGCCATCCCCATGCTGTTCCTGCAAGGCACGCGCGACGGGCTCGCCGATCCTGGCCATCTCAGGCCCGTTATTGCAGGGCTGCGGACGAAGGCGACGCTGCATGAGGTCGAAGGCGGCGACCACTCTTTCGCGGTGCTGAAAAAGTCCGGTCGAACGAATGACGAGGCGCTCACGGAAGTGCTCGACACGCTCGCCGCGTGGATCGACGCGCTCGACTGA
- a CDS encoding acyl-CoA dehydrogenase family protein, translating into MSYRSSWMTEELDTFRDQFRKYLAKDLAPHAEKWREQKMVDRFAWRGLGEMGALLASVPEEYGGLGATFAYDAAVLDDLESTVPELTTGVSVHSAIVAHYILNYGSEEQKKRWLPKMASGEMVGAIAMTEPGTGSDLQAVKTTAKKQGNSYVINGQKTFITNGQAADLVIVVARTGEQGAKGISLVVVETAGADGYKRGRNLDKIGLHASDTSELFFDNVTVPPDNLLGKEEGQGFVQLMQQLPQERLALAVGAVASMERAVKLTTEYTKERKAFGKPLMDFQNTAFTLAERKTEAMIARVFVDWCIERLVAGDLDTVTASMAKYWCSEKQVETADECLQLFGGYGYMQEYPISRIFIDSRIQKIYGGTNEIMKLLIARSL; encoded by the coding sequence ATGTCTTACCGCTCCTCCTGGATGACCGAAGAGCTGGACACGTTCCGCGACCAGTTCCGGAAATATCTCGCCAAGGACCTGGCGCCGCATGCCGAGAAATGGCGCGAGCAGAAGATGGTCGACCGCTTCGCCTGGCGCGGGCTCGGCGAGATGGGCGCTCTGCTGGCGAGCGTGCCGGAGGAATATGGCGGTCTGGGCGCGACCTTCGCCTATGACGCCGCCGTGCTGGACGATCTCGAAAGCACCGTGCCGGAGCTGACCACCGGCGTCTCCGTGCACAGCGCCATCGTCGCGCACTACATCCTCAACTACGGCTCGGAGGAGCAGAAGAAGCGCTGGCTGCCGAAGATGGCCTCGGGCGAGATGGTCGGCGCCATCGCCATGACCGAGCCCGGCACCGGCTCGGATCTCCAGGCCGTGAAGACCACGGCGAAGAAGCAGGGCAATTCCTACGTCATCAACGGCCAGAAGACGTTCATCACCAACGGCCAGGCCGCCGACCTCGTCATCGTGGTCGCGCGCACCGGCGAGCAAGGCGCCAAGGGCATCTCGCTGGTCGTGGTCGAGACCGCGGGCGCGGATGGCTACAAGCGCGGGCGCAACCTCGACAAGATCGGGCTGCACGCCTCCGACACGTCGGAGCTGTTCTTCGACAACGTGACGGTCCCGCCGGACAACCTGCTCGGCAAGGAGGAAGGCCAGGGTTTCGTCCAGCTGATGCAGCAATTGCCGCAGGAGCGCCTCGCCCTCGCGGTCGGCGCCGTCGCCTCGATGGAGCGCGCGGTCAAGCTCACCACCGAGTACACCAAGGAGCGGAAAGCGTTCGGCAAGCCGCTGATGGATTTCCAAAACACCGCCTTCACGCTCGCCGAGCGCAAGACCGAGGCGATGATCGCGCGCGTCTTCGTCGACTGGTGCATCGAACGCCTGGTCGCCGGGGATCTCGACACCGTCACGGCGTCGATGGCGAAATATTGGTGTTCGGAGAAGCAGGTCGAGACCGCCGACGAATGCCTCCAGCTGTTCGGCGGCTACGGCTACATGCAGGAATATCCGATCTCGCGCATCTTCATCGATTCCCGCATCCAGAAGATCTATGGCGGCACCAATGAGATCATGAAGCTGCTGATCGCGAGGTCGCTGTAG
- a CDS encoding FAD-dependent oxidoreductase yields MRATMIEEPARQVPLYGEYEVVVLGGGPAGIVAATSAARAGRKTLLIERYGFLGGMGTAAGVTNFCGLHGNVHGEHRRLVQGMASELLARIDHLNGLNTPHLILGKVYAQAYDTAAYKIAADELLASHRVNILFHALGAGVVMGDSRRIDALMVETKAGRRAVRAEIFIDCSGDGDLAVWAGAPFEIGDEHGHPLYPSMMLRLNGIDPAKAGEAWRTIPQLMEKALAAGTHRFPRKSAIVRPQKSGIEWRVNFTQVAREDGHAINGVEPDDLTRGEIEGRKQALAAYEFLRSTVPGFEKSYIVDLPPQLGIRETRRIKGGYQLSGEDVLGCASFEDSIGVNGWPIEAHVPGDVVFTFPPIPQSRGYNELPYRMLVPDGVDNLLVAGRCASMTHEGQSAARVSGACFVMGEAAGSAAALALSGNRIPRDIPVEKLQETLKQQGAFIGRDQPVPEGL; encoded by the coding sequence ATGCGGGCCACAATGATCGAAGAACCGGCACGTCAGGTGCCGCTCTATGGCGAATATGAAGTCGTCGTGCTCGGCGGCGGACCCGCCGGCATTGTCGCTGCCACCTCCGCCGCGCGCGCCGGGCGGAAGACGCTTCTGATCGAACGCTACGGCTTCCTCGGCGGCATGGGCACCGCGGCTGGCGTCACCAACTTCTGCGGCCTCCACGGCAATGTCCATGGCGAGCACCGGCGCCTGGTGCAGGGCATGGCGTCGGAGCTGCTGGCCCGGATCGATCACCTGAACGGCCTCAACACGCCGCATCTGATCCTCGGCAAGGTCTATGCGCAGGCCTACGACACCGCGGCGTACAAGATCGCGGCCGATGAGCTGCTCGCAAGCCACAGGGTGAACATCCTCTTCCACGCGCTCGGCGCCGGCGTGGTCATGGGTGACAGCAGGCGCATCGACGCGCTGATGGTCGAGACCAAAGCCGGCAGGCGAGCGGTGCGAGCCGAGATCTTCATCGACTGCTCGGGCGATGGCGACCTCGCGGTCTGGGCCGGCGCGCCGTTCGAGATCGGCGACGAGCACGGCCATCCGCTCTATCCCTCGATGATGCTGCGTCTCAACGGCATCGATCCTGCCAAGGCGGGCGAGGCCTGGCGCACCATTCCGCAATTAATGGAGAAGGCGCTCGCCGCCGGAACGCATAGATTTCCGCGCAAGAGCGCGATCGTGCGGCCTCAAAAATCCGGCATTGAATGGCGGGTGAACTTCACGCAAGTGGCGCGCGAGGACGGCCACGCCATCAACGGCGTCGAGCCCGACGATCTCACCCGCGGCGAGATCGAGGGCCGCAAGCAGGCGCTTGCTGCCTACGAATTCTTGCGCAGCACTGTCCCGGGCTTCGAAAAGTCCTACATCGTCGATCTGCCGCCGCAGCTCGGCATCCGCGAAACCCGTCGCATCAAGGGCGGCTATCAGCTCAGCGGCGAGGACGTGCTCGGCTGCGCCTCGTTCGAGGATTCCATCGGCGTCAATGGCTGGCCGATCGAGGCGCATGTGCCCGGCGACGTCGTGTTCACCTTCCCGCCTATCCCGCAATCGCGCGGCTACAACGAGCTGCCTTACCGGATGCTGGTGCCCGACGGCGTCGACAATCTCCTGGTTGCCGGCCGCTGTGCCTCGATGACCCATGAGGGTCAGTCGGCAGCCCGGGTCTCCGGTGCCTGTTTCGTGATGGGCGAGGCCGCCGGTTCCGCCGCCGCGCTGGCTCTGTCGGGAAACCGGATCCCGCGTGACATCCCCGTTG
- a CDS encoding ketopantoate reductase family protein, whose product MRICIFGAGAVGSHIAVRLARAGHEVSCVMRGAHLEAARAGGLKLRVGDSEVSAKVNASGDPAQLGPQDVVISTLKATALTGLVSSIKPLLQDDTAIVFAQNGIPWWYGIGLPPRHPTPPDISFLDPGGRLRACIPKERIIGGVVFSSNEVIAPGVVQNLTPDRNRLLIGECDDRNCDRITKLRGAFNDARLESPPVAEIREAIWSKLLTNMSLSVLCLLTGQTARGVRDDPAFTDVIPRMLNEANDIAQHFIPEVKRVTRSGPAPNHKPSLLQDYELGRAMEIDVLVRAPAAFARTAGLSTPTLDLIAALAIQKARDKGLYSA is encoded by the coding sequence ATGCGCATCTGCATTTTCGGCGCGGGCGCCGTCGGCAGCCACATTGCGGTACGGCTGGCGCGCGCCGGCCACGAGGTCTCTTGCGTGATGCGCGGCGCGCACCTGGAGGCGGCGCGGGCGGGCGGTCTCAAGCTGCGGGTCGGCGATTCCGAAGTCAGCGCCAAGGTGAACGCGTCGGGCGACCCGGCCCAACTCGGCCCGCAAGACGTCGTGATCTCGACGCTGAAGGCCACCGCGCTGACTGGCCTTGTCTCCAGCATCAAGCCGCTGCTGCAGGACGACACCGCGATCGTGTTCGCGCAGAACGGCATTCCCTGGTGGTATGGGATCGGCCTGCCGCCGCGGCACCCGACACCGCCGGACATTTCCTTCCTCGATCCCGGCGGACGGCTGCGCGCCTGCATCCCGAAGGAGCGGATCATCGGCGGCGTCGTGTTCTCCTCCAACGAGGTGATCGCGCCCGGCGTGGTGCAGAACCTGACGCCGGACCGCAACCGGCTCCTGATCGGCGAATGCGACGACCGCAATTGCGATCGCATCACGAAACTCCGCGGTGCCTTCAACGACGCGCGCCTGGAATCGCCGCCGGTCGCCGAGATCCGCGAGGCGATCTGGTCAAAGCTGCTGACCAACATGTCGCTGTCGGTGCTGTGCCTGCTCACCGGCCAGACCGCGCGCGGCGTTCGCGACGACCCTGCTTTCACCGACGTCATCCCGCGCATGCTGAACGAGGCCAACGACATTGCCCAGCACTTCATTCCCGAGGTCAAGCGTGTGACGCGGAGCGGCCCCGCGCCCAACCACAAGCCGTCGCTGCTGCAGGATTACGAGCTCGGCCGCGCCATGGAGATCGACGTGCTGGTGAGGGCGCCCGCCGCCTTCGCGCGCACCGCGGGCCTGTCGACGCCGACGCTTGACCTGATCGCCGCGCTGGCGATCCAGAAAGCGCGCGACAAGGGGCTCTATTCGGCGTGA
- a CDS encoding LysR family transcriptional regulator, translating to MDILVNLQAFLATADAAGFSAAARKLDVSTSVVAKRVTQLEARIGTPLFHRSTRQLRLTEAGQRYVHRARGVVADATDLLSRMGEKGHDLVDHLRIKAPTSLTVARLADAFSAFQTQNPRLKLEIVLIDRPVDPVAEGFDIAIGAFPHSFGGVIDEPLCPLKRLLCASPAYLKKHGTPKHPRDLVEHRCLSFMPTGPEWIFDGPRGRISIQVSPLLSSNEGHVLARSAIAGNGIALISHYLVAGALRDGELRPVLRDFPIPELWVKAAIPERRRNAAAVQALLTLLKTSLAQSL from the coding sequence ATGGACATCCTTGTGAACCTGCAGGCTTTCCTCGCCACCGCGGATGCCGCCGGTTTCTCCGCCGCTGCGCGAAAGCTCGATGTCTCGACCTCGGTGGTCGCCAAGCGCGTCACGCAGCTGGAGGCGCGGATCGGCACGCCGCTGTTTCACCGCTCGACCCGGCAATTGCGGCTCACCGAGGCCGGGCAGCGCTACGTCCATCGCGCGCGCGGTGTCGTGGCCGACGCGACCGACCTGCTCTCGCGCATGGGCGAGAAGGGCCACGATCTCGTCGATCATCTGCGCATCAAGGCGCCGACCTCGCTGACCGTGGCGCGACTCGCCGACGCCTTCAGCGCGTTCCAGACTCAGAATCCGCGGCTGAAGCTCGAGATCGTGCTGATCGACCGCCCGGTCGATCCCGTTGCCGAAGGCTTCGATATCGCCATCGGCGCCTTCCCGCATTCGTTCGGCGGCGTGATCGACGAGCCGCTGTGTCCGCTGAAGCGATTGCTCTGCGCCTCGCCTGCCTATTTGAAGAAGCACGGCACGCCAAAACATCCGCGCGACCTCGTCGAGCATCGCTGCCTCAGCTTCATGCCGACGGGACCGGAATGGATCTTCGACGGGCCGCGCGGCCGCATCAGCATCCAGGTCAGCCCGCTGCTCTCCTCCAACGAGGGCCACGTGCTGGCGCGCAGCGCCATCGCCGGCAACGGCATCGCGCTGATCTCGCATTATCTCGTGGCCGGCGCGTTGCGTGACGGCGAGTTGAGGCCAGTGCTGCGCGACTTTCCGATTCCGGAATTGTGGGTCAAGGCCGCGATCCCCGAACGGCGGCGCAATGCGGCGGCGGTGCAGGCGCTGCTGACGCTGCTGAAGACGTCGCTGGCGCAGTCGCTGTAG
- a CDS encoding enoyl-CoA hydratase-related protein — MPANPVLWTLDERGVATVTLNRPEVNNAYDGDLIAGVLAAMDDLGKKPNLRVVVLRGNGKHFQAGADLKWINGVRPQSAEANEAASRATFEAVQRLNTLPIPTVALVQGGCFGGGTGVIAACDVVIAADNALFSITEVRWGLTAAIIIPQLCDAIGIRQVRRYALTGERFGAEDARRIGLVHEVVPLAELEAAGSKVVEQLLANGPEAMAETKRLALESSFGGMAVEDAAYTRLVHLHSLKRQSAEAAEGLASFAEKRAANWGGGKA; from the coding sequence ATGCCCGCCAACCCCGTCCTGTGGACCCTCGATGAGCGCGGCGTTGCGACCGTCACCCTGAACCGGCCCGAGGTCAACAACGCCTATGACGGCGACTTGATCGCGGGCGTGCTCGCCGCCATGGACGACCTCGGGAAGAAGCCGAACCTGCGCGTCGTCGTGCTCAGGGGCAACGGCAAGCATTTCCAGGCCGGCGCCGACCTCAAATGGATCAACGGCGTACGCCCGCAATCGGCTGAGGCGAACGAAGCGGCCTCGCGCGCGACCTTTGAGGCCGTGCAGCGGCTCAACACGCTGCCGATCCCGACTGTCGCACTGGTGCAGGGCGGCTGTTTCGGCGGCGGCACCGGCGTGATCGCGGCCTGCGACGTCGTGATTGCCGCCGACAATGCCCTGTTCTCGATCACCGAGGTACGCTGGGGCCTGACCGCCGCCATCATCATCCCGCAGCTCTGCGACGCAATTGGCATCCGGCAAGTCCGCCGCTATGCGCTGACCGGCGAGCGCTTCGGCGCCGAGGATGCCCGCCGCATCGGCCTGGTCCACGAGGTCGTGCCGCTCGCCGAACTGGAGGCCGCCGGCAGCAAGGTGGTCGAGCAGCTGCTTGCCAACGGTCCAGAGGCCATGGCCGAGACCAAGCGTCTCGCGCTGGAGAGCTCGTTCGGCGGCATGGCCGTGGAGGATGCGGCGTATACGCGGCTCGTGCACCTGCACTCGCTTAAGCGCCAGAGCGCCGAAGCTGCGGAGGGACTGGCCTCGTTCGCGGAGAAGCGCGCGGCAAACTGGGGTGGAGGCAAGGCTTAG
- a CDS encoding helix-turn-helix domain-containing protein, whose product MQQIDRAVPPRQSAWNTVGVRPAEQFAYYREAICQAFMNLTPEPAAASGFPASVEHVRLGDAAINRVSFPEHVVRRSASDIAASDRSCFYLNLKLAGRCRIQQGDGEISLSPGQVAIFDSDRQFALLHDRGRQLRVASFWVPAEALRDRLPASFDVGAARVSDDPFVGHLIVETARTLSDGALRMTEDEGMRLFRALIELVAVSLSRRGRTGAAEMESLADATALAVKRAIHRRLREPGLAVADVADAVGISERYVHKLLARSGSSFTDFVIDHRLDGAARDLGDPAMANRAIGAIAFDWGFSDLSHFTRRFKQRFGCRPRDWRSR is encoded by the coding sequence ATGCAGCAGATCGACCGCGCCGTTCCGCCGCGGCAATCAGCCTGGAATACGGTGGGCGTCCGGCCGGCGGAGCAGTTCGCCTATTATCGCGAGGCGATCTGCCAGGCCTTCATGAATCTGACGCCGGAGCCGGCGGCAGCAAGCGGCTTTCCGGCCAGTGTCGAGCACGTCCGTCTCGGCGATGCCGCGATCAACCGCGTCAGCTTTCCCGAGCACGTCGTGCGCCGCTCCGCTTCCGATATCGCGGCGTCCGATCGCAGTTGCTTCTACCTCAATCTGAAGCTGGCCGGCCGCTGCCGCATACAACAGGGGGATGGCGAGATCAGCCTGTCGCCCGGACAGGTCGCAATCTTCGACAGCGACCGGCAGTTTGCGCTTCTGCACGACCGCGGTCGGCAATTGCGCGTCGCCTCGTTCTGGGTACCGGCGGAGGCCTTGCGGGACCGGCTGCCCGCCTCGTTCGACGTCGGGGCGGCCCGCGTCTCCGACGATCCCTTCGTCGGCCATCTCATCGTCGAGACCGCACGAACGCTCAGCGACGGCGCGCTGCGCATGACCGAGGATGAGGGCATGCGGCTGTTCCGGGCGTTGATCGAACTGGTCGCGGTGAGCCTGTCGCGACGCGGCCGCACGGGCGCTGCGGAGATGGAAAGTCTCGCCGATGCCACGGCGCTGGCGGTGAAGCGCGCCATTCACCGCCGGCTCCGCGAGCCCGGCCTTGCGGTCGCCGACGTTGCCGATGCCGTCGGCATCAGCGAGCGCTACGTGCACAAGCTCCTGGCGCGATCGGGCTCCAGCTTCACCGACTTCGTCATCGACCATCGGCTCGATGGTGCGGCCAGGGATCTCGGCGATCCCGCGATGGCGAATCGTGCGATCGGCGCCATCGCATTCGACTGGGGCTTCTCGGACCTCTCCCACTTCACGCGGCGCTTCAAGCAGCGCTTCGGCTGCCGCCCGCGCGACTGGCGCTCACGATGA
- a CDS encoding tetratricopeptide repeat protein yields MRDIVQAALVSQAIKSMRRAAAFTLLVTVVSFLLAQSCWAASQSRENCKNRGFDADGTIQACTDLLQKRSWDSFVHLHVRSVAWLAKQNCEQALSDENESIRLFLTDPLVARKKMSEEDRNFFRRGGFLGRIEIYLFCFLNYDKALSVVEEALAIYPDDTDLYNRRGLIYIQTKNFDQAFRDLQRAIDLADKKDVALNNRASVFNGLGDFDNAIRDANGAIAFNPRSEGAHVNRAVALSGKGEHGRAIEEINVALRLDPKNQAGPLAQRSKYHLKGGDLDSALKDISRSIALFEQSKVEPIIALCVRGDLFRFQGQLSRSLEDFDRAIRSRADFAAAYTGRGLTYERMGNLKNARTDFEKALGFPAQQYDNNLEAQTTARARLAALDSGEAQPVIPATTGKPVAPFSVTTPPLVAPVLAHPRLLPGSERQGRRVAPVIGNAAYQRAGILKNPLNDSEAVAAALRNIGFDEVMVATDTTKERLTAALQGFARASDNADWAVVYYSGHGIEMAGRNYLLPIDVTLRTDRDVQFEAVPVDQVMASIDGARKLKLIVLDACRNNPFADTIKRTGPREAVTLDASNVGEIGTRAVGRGLGEIKVKGASLVVFAAKHGQTALDGEGRNSPFAIALVQRIATPGVEMNKVFRLVRDDVLEATAGRQEPYTYGSLPGREDFFFVSK; encoded by the coding sequence ATGAGAGATATCGTCCAGGCCGCTTTAGTTTCGCAAGCCATCAAATCCATGAGGAGGGCTGCGGCATTCACCTTGCTCGTCACCGTTGTTTCTTTCCTTCTCGCGCAGAGTTGTTGGGCGGCATCGCAATCGCGCGAAAACTGCAAAAACAGAGGCTTTGATGCTGATGGAACGATTCAGGCATGCACAGACCTTCTGCAAAAGCGGAGCTGGGATAGCTTTGTGCACCTTCACGTTCGTTCGGTAGCTTGGCTCGCAAAACAAAATTGCGAGCAAGCGTTGTCTGACGAGAATGAATCCATTCGATTGTTTCTCACCGATCCACTCGTTGCACGCAAGAAGATGAGCGAGGAGGATCGAAACTTCTTTCGAAGGGGTGGATTCCTGGGAAGGATAGAAATCTATCTCTTCTGCTTCTTGAATTACGACAAGGCGCTCTCGGTTGTTGAGGAAGCCCTTGCGATCTATCCAGATGATACGGATCTGTATAATCGTCGCGGCCTTATCTACATCCAAACCAAAAATTTCGACCAAGCGTTCAGGGACCTGCAGCGCGCCATTGATCTGGCAGACAAGAAGGACGTCGCTCTTAATAACCGCGCAAGCGTCTTTAACGGTCTCGGAGACTTCGATAATGCTATTCGAGATGCGAACGGTGCGATCGCCTTTAATCCGAGGAGCGAAGGCGCCCATGTCAACCGTGCTGTGGCTTTGAGCGGCAAGGGAGAGCACGGCCGCGCCATCGAAGAAATCAATGTGGCGCTCAGACTAGATCCAAAGAATCAAGCAGGGCCGTTGGCTCAGCGTAGCAAGTATCATTTAAAAGGGGGTGACCTGGATTCGGCGCTGAAGGATATCTCGCGGTCAATTGCGTTGTTCGAGCAGAGCAAGGTCGAGCCGATTATCGCACTTTGCGTGCGCGGAGACCTCTTTAGGTTTCAGGGGCAGCTTTCGCGCTCACTCGAAGATTTTGATCGAGCGATCCGTTCGCGCGCAGATTTTGCTGCCGCATATACTGGTCGCGGGCTGACCTATGAGCGAATGGGGAATCTGAAGAATGCGCGGACTGATTTCGAAAAGGCCTTGGGATTTCCCGCGCAGCAATATGACAACAATCTCGAAGCGCAGACGACCGCGCGAGCGAGGCTTGCGGCGTTAGACTCGGGTGAAGCTCAACCCGTCATACCCGCCACGACGGGCAAGCCCGTGGCGCCGTTTTCGGTCACCACACCGCCCTTGGTCGCGCCAGTATTGGCTCATCCCCGTTTGCTGCCTGGTTCCGAGCGCCAAGGCCGCCGGGTCGCCCCCGTCATCGGCAACGCCGCCTATCAAAGGGCTGGAATCCTAAAGAACCCACTGAACGATTCCGAAGCAGTTGCAGCTGCCCTTCGGAACATTGGTTTCGACGAAGTGATGGTAGCGACGGATACGACCAAGGAGCGGCTCACGGCAGCCCTTCAAGGGTTTGCGCGCGCCTCTGACAATGCCGATTGGGCCGTCGTCTATTATTCAGGACACGGCATTGAGATGGCCGGAAGAAACTATTTGCTTCCGATTGACGTTACGCTGAGAACCGACCGAGACGTGCAGTTCGAGGCAGTGCCCGTTGATCAGGTGATGGCATCGATAGATGGCGCGCGTAAGCTGAAGCTGATCGTGCTGGACGCCTGTCGCAACAACCCATTCGCGGACACAATCAAGCGAACGGGACCGCGTGAAGCCGTAACGCTCGATGCGAGCAACGTCGGCGAGATCGGGACTCGCGCGGTCGGGCGGGGACTTGGCGAAATCAAGGTAAAGGGCGCTTCGCTCGTCGTTTTCGCGGCAAAGCATGGCCAGACTGCCCTCGATGGCGAAGGACGGAATTCGCCCTTTGCAATAGCGCTGGTTCAGCGCATCGCAACGCCTGGCGTGGAAATGAACAAGGTCTTTCGGCTCGTCCGCGACGATGTGTTGGAAGCGACGGCGGGAAGGCAAGAGCCCTACACTTACGGATCACTACCCGGTAGAGAGGACTTCTTCTTTGTCAGTAAATGA
- a CDS encoding alpha/beta hydrolase, protein MSTYVLVHGAWHTGAEFEPVAAPIRAAGHQVHTPTIRGNRPGDAKTTGLKEAIQSIADYLAENNLKDVILLGHSYGGMVITGVADLAPERIRRLVYWNAFVPNNGESLNDMVPPHYVGLFDAIAAERGDGSVVLPFPIWREAFINDADLETAQKAYDVLNPHPLATFTDKITLKTNPAEMQLAKSYINCTEDTALPHSHGWHPRLSEKLGLFRLVQVAGSHELCFSDPARLAGAIMAAGRD, encoded by the coding sequence ATGTCGACCTACGTTCTCGTCCACGGCGCCTGGCACACCGGCGCCGAGTTCGAGCCTGTCGCCGCACCGATCCGCGCGGCGGGCCATCAGGTCCATACCCCCACCATCAGGGGCAACCGTCCGGGCGATGCCAAGACGACCGGCTTGAAGGAGGCGATCCAGTCGATCGCCGACTACCTTGCCGAGAACAATCTGAAGGACGTCATCCTGCTCGGCCATTCCTACGGCGGCATGGTCATCACCGGCGTTGCCGACCTCGCGCCGGAGCGCATCCGCCGCCTGGTCTATTGGAATGCGTTCGTGCCCAACAACGGTGAAAGCCTCAACGACATGGTGCCGCCGCACTATGTCGGGCTGTTCGACGCCATCGCAGCCGAGCGCGGCGACGGCTCGGTGGTGCTGCCCTTCCCGATCTGGCGCGAGGCCTTCATCAACGATGCCGACCTTGAGACGGCGCAGAAAGCCTACGACGTCCTCAATCCGCATCCGCTGGCAACCTTCACCGACAAGATCACCCTCAAGACCAATCCGGCAGAGATGCAGCTGGCCAAATCCTACATCAACTGCACCGAAGACACCGCGCTGCCGCACAGCCATGGCTGGCATCCGCGCCTGTCGGAGAAGCTCGGCCTGTTTCGCCTGGTGCAGGTGGCGGGAAGCCACGAGCTGTGCTTCTCCGATCCGGCGCGGCTCGCCGGCGCGATCATGGCGGCGGGACGCGACTGA